The following coding sequences lie in one Stenotrophomonas rhizophila genomic window:
- the rnc gene encoding ribonuclease III, with the protein MSTKTFQRGDRIGHPFADPGLLQQALTHRSAGTPNNERLEFLGDSIVNMMVAQALYQRWPKADEGALTRARAELVREGALAVIARTLELGDRLILGPGEMKTGGHRRDSILADALEAVVAAIYLDAGFEACRTVVLPWFSASMEALPATGKPEKDPKTRLQEWLQARQKTLPQYELVSEAGDDHAKTFRVRCGVADPAVSTEGEGASRRLAEQQAAAAALEQLDSK; encoded by the coding sequence GTGTCGACTAAGACTTTCCAACGTGGTGACCGCATCGGCCACCCCTTCGCAGATCCGGGCCTGCTCCAGCAGGCCCTGACGCATCGCAGTGCCGGTACGCCCAACAACGAGCGGCTGGAATTCCTCGGCGACAGCATCGTCAACATGATGGTGGCCCAGGCGCTGTACCAGCGCTGGCCCAAGGCCGACGAAGGCGCGCTCACCCGCGCCCGTGCCGAACTGGTGCGTGAAGGTGCGCTGGCGGTCATCGCCCGCACCCTCGAACTGGGCGACCGGCTGATCCTGGGCCCGGGCGAGATGAAGACCGGCGGCCACCGCCGCGACTCCATCCTGGCCGATGCCCTGGAGGCGGTCGTGGCCGCCATCTACCTGGATGCCGGGTTCGAGGCCTGCCGCACCGTGGTGCTGCCGTGGTTCAGCGCCTCGATGGAGGCACTGCCGGCCACCGGCAAGCCCGAAAAAGATCCCAAGACCCGCCTGCAGGAATGGTTGCAGGCCCGCCAGAAGACGCTGCCGCAGTATGAGCTGGTGTCAGAAGCGGGTGACGATCACGCCAAGACCTTCCGGGTACGCTGTGGCGTAGCCGATCCCGCTGTCAGCACCGAAGGCGAAGGTGCCTCGCGACGGCTGGCCGAACAACAGGCGGCCGCGGCCGCCCTCGAGCAACTGGATTCCAAGTGA
- the era gene encoding GTPase Era produces MSEAIPHHCGSVAVIGRPNVGKSTLTNALVGAKVSIVSNRPQTTRHRLLGIASYPEGQLVLVDTPGLHRVQKRAMNRVMNRAARGSLEGVDAGMLVIEAGRWDEEDTLAFNVLSDSGIPVVLVVNKVDRLKDKAALLPFLQQVTEGRTFAAVHPISAQKRNGLEALVRDLLKLLPEAPPMFGEDEITDRSQRFLAGELVREQLMRQLGEELPYATTVEIERFVEDGNLLRIGAVIWVEREGQKAIVIGKGGTRLKDIGAKSRMQMERLFGAKVFLETWVRVREGWSDDEAALKAFGYE; encoded by the coding sequence GTGAGCGAAGCAATTCCCCATCATTGCGGCAGCGTGGCCGTCATCGGCCGCCCCAACGTCGGCAAATCCACCCTGACCAACGCCCTGGTGGGCGCCAAGGTCAGCATCGTGTCCAACCGCCCGCAGACCACGCGGCACCGGTTGCTGGGCATTGCCAGCTACCCGGAAGGGCAGCTGGTGCTGGTGGACACCCCCGGCCTGCACCGCGTGCAGAAGCGCGCCATGAACCGCGTCATGAACCGCGCCGCGCGCGGTTCGCTGGAGGGCGTGGACGCCGGCATGCTGGTGATCGAAGCCGGCCGCTGGGACGAGGAAGACACCCTGGCCTTCAACGTGCTCAGCGACTCGGGCATTCCGGTGGTGCTGGTGGTCAACAAGGTCGACCGGCTCAAGGACAAGGCCGCGCTGCTGCCGTTCCTGCAGCAGGTCACCGAGGGCCGCACCTTTGCCGCCGTCCACCCGATTTCGGCGCAGAAGCGCAACGGCCTGGAAGCGCTGGTGCGCGACCTGCTCAAGCTGCTGCCGGAAGCCCCGCCGATGTTCGGCGAGGACGAAATCACCGACCGCAGCCAGCGCTTCCTGGCTGGCGAACTGGTGCGTGAGCAGCTTATGCGCCAGCTGGGTGAAGAACTGCCGTACGCCACCACGGTGGAAATCGAGCGGTTCGTCGAAGACGGCAACCTGCTGCGCATCGGCGCGGTGATCTGGGTCGAGCGCGAAGGCCAGAAGGCCATCGTGATCGGCAAGGGCGGCACCCGCCTGAAGGACATCGGCGCCAAGTCGCGCATGCAGATGGAGCGCCTGTTCGGCGCCAAGGTCTTCCTGGAGACCTGGGTGCGCGTGCGTGAAGGCTGGTCCGACGACGAAGCCGCGCTGAAGGCGTTCGGCTACGAGTAA
- a CDS encoding CYTH domain-containing protein, with product MGIEIERKYLVTGDGWRSAAHAVIPMAQGYINDSAALDSGAQKASVRVRIQGEQAFLNFKSREIGHTRQEFDYPIPVDDARALLALCVGGLIDKRRHLVRHAGLVWEVDEFLGDNAGLVVAEVELEHADQAIELPDWAGTEVTDQVRYYNLALAAHPYARWSAVERGR from the coding sequence ATGGGCATTGAAATCGAACGCAAATACCTCGTAACCGGTGATGGCTGGCGCAGTGCCGCCCACGCGGTGATCCCGATGGCGCAGGGCTACATCAACGACTCAGCCGCACTCGACAGCGGCGCGCAGAAGGCCTCGGTGCGCGTGCGCATCCAGGGCGAGCAGGCCTTCCTCAACTTCAAATCGCGCGAGATCGGTCATACCCGGCAGGAGTTCGACTACCCGATCCCGGTCGACGACGCGCGCGCGCTGCTGGCCTTGTGCGTCGGCGGCCTGATCGACAAGCGACGCCACCTGGTGCGCCATGCCGGTCTGGTCTGGGAGGTGGACGAATTCCTGGGCGACAACGCCGGGCTGGTGGTGGCCGAGGTGGAGCTGGAGCACGCCGACCAGGCCATCGAACTGCCCGACTGGGCCGGCACCGAAGTGACCGACCAGGTGCGCTACTACAACCTGGCCCTGGCCGCGCATCCCTACGCGCGCTGGTCAGCCGTTGAACGGGGCCGGTAG
- the recO gene encoding DNA repair protein RecO has translation MRIDDEPAFVLHARSWRETSLLVEVLTEQHGRIGLLARGVSSPRSQALRAALQPLQWIRFSAVQRGELAQLRGAEALDAAPRLGGEAMLAGFYINELLMRLAPRQDPLPELYDHYGLVRQRLRDGEPLAWTLRRFERDLLEALGFGFDLAHGSDGEPVDPAARYDLDPQEGPRRLLSERGTDPRRGTATGSALLALADDRQPDPDDLASLRRAMRAVLLHHLGGRGLKSWEMLEDLARRR, from the coding sequence ATGCGCATCGATGACGAACCCGCCTTCGTGCTGCATGCCCGGTCGTGGCGCGAAACCAGCCTGCTGGTGGAGGTGCTGACCGAGCAGCACGGCCGTATCGGCCTGTTGGCGCGGGGTGTCAGCAGCCCGCGCAGCCAGGCCTTGCGGGCGGCACTGCAGCCGCTGCAATGGATCCGTTTCAGTGCCGTGCAGCGCGGTGAACTGGCCCAGCTGCGCGGCGCCGAAGCCCTCGATGCCGCACCGCGGCTGGGCGGCGAGGCGATGCTGGCCGGGTTCTATATCAATGAGCTGCTGATGCGGCTGGCCCCGCGCCAGGATCCGCTGCCCGAGTTGTATGACCATTACGGCCTGGTCCGCCAGCGTCTGCGCGACGGCGAGCCGTTGGCCTGGACGTTGCGCCGGTTCGAGCGCGACCTGCTGGAAGCGCTGGGGTTCGGGTTCGACCTGGCCCATGGCAGCGACGGCGAGCCAGTGGACCCGGCCGCCCGCTACGATCTGGACCCGCAGGAGGGGCCGCGCCGGCTGCTCAGCGAACGCGGCACCGACCCCCGCCGCGGCACCGCCACGGGCAGCGCCCTGCTGGCACTGGCCGACGACCGCCAGCCCGACCCCGACGACCTGGCCAGCCTGCGCCGGGCCATGCGCGCGGTGCTGCTGCACCACCTGGGCGGGCGCGGGCTGAAGTCGTGGGAAATGCTGGAAGACCTGGCCAGGCGCAGGTAG
- a CDS encoding response regulator: MQMTPRDPMPRFLLVEDDTISRGFFKAALETLPAQVDTADSLATAMDTGRSGQYDLWLIDVNLPDGNGTQLLHALRRSRPDTPALAHTADGDTSIHARLRDAGFSDTLVKPLTGEQLLKAVRRALVNSPGTAPPAVGASLDGEREDWDEITALAALNGQRHHLIALRELFLAELPSVRDAVAQALLKQDLRALQGQLHRLQASCGFVGAARLARAVRQLHQAPESSGAHTQFQAAVESLLH; the protein is encoded by the coding sequence ATGCAGATGACCCCTCGGGATCCAATGCCCCGATTCCTGCTCGTCGAGGACGACACCATCAGCCGCGGCTTTTTCAAGGCCGCGCTGGAGACCCTGCCGGCGCAGGTGGATACCGCCGATTCGCTGGCCACGGCCATGGACACCGGCCGCAGCGGCCAGTACGACCTGTGGCTGATCGACGTCAACCTGCCCGACGGCAATGGCACCCAGCTGCTGCATGCGCTGCGCCGTTCACGGCCGGACACGCCCGCGCTGGCGCATACCGCCGATGGCGACACCAGCATCCATGCGCGGCTGCGCGATGCCGGCTTCAGCGACACCCTGGTCAAGCCGCTTACCGGCGAACAGCTGCTCAAGGCCGTGCGCCGGGCGCTGGTCAACAGCCCCGGCACCGCCCCGCCCGCCGTGGGCGCGAGCCTGGATGGCGAGCGTGAAGACTGGGACGAGATCACCGCGCTGGCCGCCCTGAACGGGCAGCGTCACCATCTCATCGCGCTGCGCGAACTGTTCCTGGCCGAGCTGCCGAGCGTGCGCGATGCGGTGGCCCAGGCCTTGCTGAAGCAGGACCTGCGTGCCCTGCAGGGCCAGTTGCACCGGCTGCAGGCCAGTTGCGGCTTCGTCGGCGCAGCGCGGCTGGCACGCGCGGTACGCCAGCTGCACCAGGCCCCGGAGTCCAGCGGCGCGCACACCCAGTTCCAGGCGGCGGTGGAATCCCTGCTGCATTGA
- the rlmD gene encoding 23S rRNA (uracil(1939)-C(5))-methyltransferase RlmD: MARSRSRLDRTPFQTDILDLSHDGRGVARREGEGAKVTFITGALPGEVVSAEPTARNRHFDEARTLEVLQPSPQRVTPRCPHFGVCAGCVLQHLEESQQIVAKQRVLTDNLTRIGHVTPGTVLPPLVGDSWGYRRKGRFSVRRVEKKDKTLVGFREQDPRFVADLSQCLTVIPEIGSKVGAMATFIETLDGKRDIPQIEFIAGDEAIMLTIRHMQPLTEADRAAWTAFGQEHGFAISLQPGGVESVQPLWPAEVPLSFKLAPWDVELAFRPLDFIQVNASLNVKMIALALELLEAGPDERVLDLFCGLGNFTLPLARTVRDVVGVEGDAGLVARARENAERNGLANAQFHAADLTQDQRNAPWMRQGFDKLLLDPPRSGAIEVLQQLPLKQFKRIVYVSCHPGSLARDAGYLVNEQGFTLVSAGAMDMFPHTAHVESIAVFEKR; encoded by the coding sequence GTGGCCCGATCCCGCTCCCGCCTCGACCGTACCCCTTTCCAGACCGACATCCTCGACCTCAGCCATGATGGCCGCGGCGTTGCCCGCCGTGAAGGCGAGGGTGCCAAGGTCACCTTCATCACCGGCGCACTGCCCGGCGAAGTGGTGAGCGCTGAACCGACCGCGCGCAACCGCCATTTCGACGAGGCGCGCACCCTGGAGGTGCTGCAGCCGTCGCCGCAGCGGGTCACCCCGCGCTGCCCGCATTTCGGCGTCTGTGCCGGGTGCGTGCTGCAGCATCTGGAGGAGTCGCAGCAGATCGTGGCCAAGCAACGGGTCCTTACGGACAATCTGACCCGGATCGGCCACGTCACCCCCGGCACGGTGTTGCCGCCGCTGGTGGGCGACAGCTGGGGCTACCGCCGCAAAGGCCGCTTCTCGGTGCGCCGGGTGGAAAAGAAGGACAAGACCCTGGTGGGTTTCCGCGAGCAGGACCCGCGTTTCGTGGCGGACCTGAGCCAGTGCCTGACCGTCATTCCGGAGATCGGCAGCAAGGTCGGGGCGATGGCGACGTTCATCGAAACCCTCGACGGCAAGCGCGACATTCCGCAGATCGAGTTCATCGCCGGTGACGAGGCGATCATGCTGACCATCCGCCACATGCAGCCGCTGACCGAGGCCGACCGCGCCGCCTGGACCGCCTTCGGGCAGGAACATGGCTTTGCGATCTCGCTGCAGCCGGGCGGGGTGGAGTCGGTACAGCCGTTGTGGCCGGCCGAGGTGCCGCTGTCGTTCAAGCTGGCGCCGTGGGACGTGGAGCTGGCCTTCCGCCCGCTGGACTTCATCCAGGTCAATGCCTCGCTCAACGTGAAGATGATCGCGCTGGCGCTGGAGCTGCTGGAGGCCGGTCCGGACGAGCGCGTGCTGGACCTGTTCTGCGGGCTGGGCAACTTCACCCTGCCGCTGGCGCGTACCGTGCGTGACGTGGTGGGCGTGGAAGGCGATGCGGGCCTGGTCGCCCGGGCCAGGGAAAATGCCGAGCGCAATGGCCTGGCCAACGCGCAGTTCCATGCCGCGGATCTCACCCAGGACCAGCGCAACGCCCCGTGGATGCGCCAGGGCTTCGACAAGCTGCTGCTGGACCCGCCGCGTTCGGGCGCGATCGAAGTGCTGCAGCAGCTGCCGCTGAAGCAGTTCAAGCGCATCGTCTATGTGAGCTGCCACCCGGGTTCGCTGGCGCGCGATGCCGGCTACCTGGTCAACGAACAGGGCTTCACCCTGGTCAGTGCGGGTGCGATGGACATGTTCCCGCACACCGCGCACGTGGAGAGCATCGCGGTCTTCGAGAAGCGCTGA
- a CDS encoding DsbA family oxidoreductase, producing the protein MKIDIWSDVVCPWCWIGKHRFQQGVALLGDDAPDIEVHWHPFLLDPDAGTTPVPLREAYVAKFGSAERTAQILSQTQTTARAEGLPMDFDQGQVRVTTLPAHRLLWLAGREGVQAAVGEALFRAHFVEGRNLADTQTLIAAAAAGGIPAERVTALLAGDEGLPEIQAQLSQAQALGIQSVPTFVVNDRYAIQGAQPPEAFAQALRQIAADMPEAPAAAQGGQCDVDGCP; encoded by the coding sequence ATGAAAATCGATATCTGGTCCGACGTGGTGTGCCCCTGGTGCTGGATCGGCAAGCATCGTTTCCAGCAGGGCGTGGCCCTGCTGGGCGATGACGCGCCCGACATCGAGGTGCACTGGCATCCTTTCCTGCTCGACCCCGACGCCGGCACCACCCCGGTACCGCTGCGCGAGGCCTACGTGGCCAAGTTCGGCAGCGCCGAGCGCACCGCGCAGATCCTGTCCCAGACCCAGACCACCGCGCGCGCCGAGGGCCTGCCGATGGACTTCGACCAGGGGCAGGTGCGGGTCACCACCCTGCCAGCGCACCGGCTGCTGTGGCTGGCCGGGCGTGAAGGCGTGCAGGCGGCGGTGGGCGAGGCGCTGTTCCGGGCCCATTTCGTCGAGGGCCGCAACCTGGCCGATACGCAGACCCTGATCGCCGCGGCGGCCGCCGGTGGCATCCCCGCCGAGCGGGTCACCGCGCTGCTGGCCGGCGACGAGGGGCTGCCAGAGATCCAGGCCCAGCTTTCCCAGGCCCAGGCGCTGGGCATCCAGTCGGTGCCCACCTTCGTGGTCAATGACCGCTATGCCATCCAGGGGGCGCAGCCGCCGGAGGCGTTCGCCCAGGCCCTGCGCCAGATCGCCGCGGACATGCCCGAGGCACCTGCGGCGGCGCAGGGTGGCCAGTGCGACGTGGACGGCTGCCCGTAA
- the lepB gene encoding signal peptidase I, translating into MKLFEILLVVLTLASGLILLADKLYFAKRRAARAGLLDSEPVAVDYARAFFPVLAIVLVVRSFIAEPYKIPSSSMMPNLLIGDFILVNKFSYGLRLPLNNAKVVPLGEPKRGDVVVFHFPGHSDNDPAKGENFIKRVIGIPGDQIVFEGDGLILNGEPVKYDNKGLYAGHRGQGEGSSLLVEHLPGRTHTVLETDYPRGAGQWTVPAGKYLVMGDNRDNSDDGRFWGLLPEENLRGKAFLIWLNCSGWFCKDGFEPSRIGSSIN; encoded by the coding sequence ATGAAATTGTTTGAGATCCTCCTGGTCGTACTGACGCTGGCCTCGGGTTTGATCCTGCTGGCCGACAAGCTGTATTTCGCCAAGCGCCGTGCCGCGCGCGCCGGCCTGCTGGATTCCGAACCGGTCGCGGTCGACTACGCCCGGGCGTTCTTCCCGGTGCTGGCGATCGTGCTGGTGGTGCGCAGCTTCATCGCCGAGCCGTACAAGATCCCGTCCAGCTCGATGATGCCCAACCTGCTGATCGGCGATTTCATCCTGGTCAACAAGTTCTCCTATGGCCTGCGCCTGCCGCTGAACAATGCCAAGGTCGTCCCGCTGGGCGAACCCAAGCGCGGCGACGTGGTGGTGTTCCACTTCCCGGGCCATTCGGACAACGATCCGGCCAAGGGCGAGAATTTCATCAAGCGCGTGATCGGCATCCCCGGTGACCAGATCGTCTTCGAAGGTGACGGGCTGATCCTCAACGGCGAGCCGGTCAAGTACGACAACAAGGGCCTGTACGCCGGCCATCGCGGCCAGGGCGAGGGCAGCTCGCTGCTGGTCGAGCACCTGCCGGGCCGCACCCACACCGTGCTGGAAACCGACTACCCGCGTGGCGCAGGCCAGTGGACGGTGCCGGCCGGCAAGTACCTGGTGATGGGCGACAACCGCGACAACAGCGATGATGGTCGCTTCTGGGGCCTGCTCCCGGAAGAGAACCTGCGCGGCAAGGCGTTCCTGATCTGGCTGAACTGCTCGGGGTGGTTCTGCAAGGACGGCTTCGAGCCGTCGCGGATCGGCTCGAGCATCAATTGA
- a CDS encoding DUF4845 domain-containing protein produces MKTMNTQRGMTLTSFLAVLIVVAFGLYVGMKLFPMYQEYYSVRSAMKSLAKEPGVGNMEPARVQDLFFKRLYINYSENVKPANVKFDRIDGGWNMKVNYEVRRELIGNLDVVGKFDSNQELTLAGVD; encoded by the coding sequence ATGAAGACGATGAACACGCAGCGCGGCATGACCCTCACCTCGTTCCTGGCGGTACTGATCGTGGTGGCGTTCGGCCTGTATGTGGGCATGAAGCTGTTCCCGATGTACCAGGAGTACTACTCGGTGCGCTCGGCGATGAAGAGCCTGGCCAAGGAGCCGGGCGTGGGCAACATGGAGCCGGCCCGCGTGCAGGACCTGTTCTTCAAGCGGCTGTACATCAACTACTCGGAAAACGTGAAGCCGGCCAACGTCAAGTTCGATCGCATCGACGGCGGCTGGAACATGAAGGTCAACTACGAAGTGCGCCGTGAACTGATCGGCAACCTCGACGTGGTGGGCAAATTCGATTCGAACCAGGAACTGACCCTCGCCGGTGTCGACTAA